The Osmia bicornis bicornis chromosome 9, iOsmBic2.1, whole genome shotgun sequence genome has a segment encoding these proteins:
- the LOC114875082 gene encoding protein Skeletor, isoforms B/C, giving the protein MADVTRRWITCVLVTILACVLFPACGFAQSDDEEYKGKYLGKLNAYHHQVSGDVYVVDEYTLLLTSFSYDGNGADAFFWAGATNRPGPQGFIVPDEWGKTNVLDRYFNKDFTLTLPDNKKITDIKWFAVYDLGSQNTFGDVYIPEEFDPPTPQKISQLTKRSHGVSSEAVVIMDSKTIKIPEFKYNGQGTDTYFWVGLGPQPSSKGTKVPDEYGYLDPIREYKGEDVIIQLPGDMTVFNIDWLSIFDVKSKSNYGSVIIPDGLNVPPSLVKVIKHAQALPNCVQLHKRYQVSWEIFGPQITVQLAGQIDESEYMAFGLSGSETSSQMEGADAVIAYMDDTRGYAMDYNITAKAPCGKVLGQYKGVCKDELLGGQDNNQLYTAAREDGITVITYRRTLNSSDSGDKEYPTDRPVYVIWALGKMDENKEPTFHDTYPKSDLKLELARQEPENTCMDFTETNEKFIEPWEKADIFAISIRTFKAAIGPSGGKKGYQGITGQPSTGLAWYIEGQLVPELYLRRGLTYNFRVHGGNNPHSPNLYHPLIITTEPHGGYDKLSDAAQNKIRVLAGVEFTRRGQPRPTAVGPLCLSKHNKRDRRLDDDFLTFKQFNRSLVSTCEPGEGGILEVTPNSTWPDIVYYNSFTHANMGWKIHVRDANSRNVAVVGKLSLLIGIMAVLVHLL; this is encoded by the exons ATGGCAGATGTTACAAGAAGGTGGATAACGTGCGTTCTTGTGACAATTTTGGCATGTGTATTGTTCCCTGCCTGTG GCTTCGCTCAATCGGATGACGAAGAGTACAAGGGCAAATACCTTGGGAAGTTGAACGCGTACCATCATCAGGTATCCGGTGACGTTTACGTAGTCGACGAGTACACGTTGCTGCTGACGTCCTTTAGCTATGATGGCAATGGAGCCGACGCCTTCTTCTGGGCTGGCGCGACGAACCGACCGGGTCCTCAAGGTTTCATCGTACCCGATGAATGGGGCAA AACAAACGTCTTGGACCGATATTTTAACAAGGACTTCACGCTCACCTTACCGGATAATAAGAAGATAACGGATATTAAATGGTTTGCTGTATACGATCTGGGAAGCCAG AATACATTCGGGGATGTGTACATTCCTGAAGAGTTCGACCCTCCAACGCCCCAGAAAATATCTCAATTGACAAAACGATCGCACGGAGTGTCCTCCGAGGCTGTCGTGATTATGGACTCAAAAACCATAAAAATACCAGAATTCAAATACAATGGGCAAGGAACAGACACGTATTTCTGGGTGGGACTTGGTCCTCAACCTTCCAGCAAAGGAACCAAAGTTCCCGACGAGTACGGCTA TTTGGATCCGATTCGTGAATACAAAGGGGAAGACGTGATCATTCAATTACCTGGGGACATGACTGTGTTCAATATCGATTGGCTAAGTATCTTCGACGTGAAGAGTAAATCAAATTACGGCTCTGTTATAATTCCTGATGGCTTGAACGTGCCTCCTTCCCTAgtaaaa GTGATCAAGCACGCACAGGCCTTACCAAATTGCGTTCAACTTCATAAACGGTATCAAGTTAGCTGGGAAATTTTCGGTCCTCAGATCACCGTTCAATTAGCCGGACAAATCG ATGAGTCTGAATACATGGCGTTTGGTCTATCCGGTTCGGAGACTTCTAGCCAAATGGAAGGAGCTGATGCTGTAATTGCTTATATGGACGATACCAGAGGATACGCCATGGATTATAATATCACCGCCAAGGCACCG TGTGGAAAAGTTCTTGGTCAATATAAAGGTGTCTGTAAGGATGAATTGTTGGGTGGTCAGGATAACAATCAATTGTACACAGCTGCAAGAGAAGATGGAATCACTGTTATCACTTACAGACGTACTCTTAATTCAT CCGATTCAGGAGACAAAGAGTATCCAACGGATAGACCAGTTTACGTGATATGGGCTCTAGGAAAAATGGACGAGAACAAAGAACCAACTTTCCATGACACATATCCCAAGAGTGATTTGAAGTTAGAATTAGCTCGTCAAGAACCAGAGAACACCTGCATGGATTTTACAGAGACCAATGAGAAATTCAT AGAACCATGGGAGAAGGCTGATATATTTGCCATAAGTATTCGAACTTTCAAAGCCGCAATTGGACCGTCTGGTGGTAAAAAGGGCTATCAAGGAATCACAG gACAACCATCTACCGGTTTGGCATGGTACATTGAGGGTCAATTGGTACCCGAATTGTACCTGCGTCGAGGATTAACTTACAATTTCCGGGTTCACGGAGGAAATAATCCTCACAGTCCTAACTTGTATCATCCATTGATTATAACTACTGAACCACACGGTGGATACGATAAGCTCAGTGATGCAGCACAGAATAAGATCAGAGTTCTAGCTGGTGTCGAATTCACAAGAAGAGGTCAACCCAGACCAACAGCAG TTGGCCCACTTTGTCTGAGCAAGCATAACAAACGGGATAGAAGACTGGATGATGACTTTTTAACGTTCAAGCAATTCAATAGATCACTAGTGAGTACCTGTGAACCAGGAGAAGGTGGAATTTTGGAAGTTACCCCAAATTCTACGTGGCCAGACATCGTTTACTATAATTCATTCACCCATGCTAACATGGGCTGGAAAATACATGTGAGGGATGCTAACTCAAGAAACGTTGCTGTTGTTGGAAAATTGTCGTTGCTCATAGGAATAATGGCTGTGCTTGTTCATTTGTTATAA